One genomic segment of Ricinus communis isolate WT05 ecotype wild-type chromosome 5, ASM1957865v1, whole genome shotgun sequence includes these proteins:
- the LOC8265552 gene encoding protein arginine N-methyltransferase 1.6 isoform X1 — translation MNSLISKTLKQHLARLSLLSQNSLSSTLTRTMSTESIRKQMFQLKLDPLTGKSEWIIITENEEEETFGNPNRNLLATTSYLDMLNDSARNRAFREAIDKVITKPCHVLDIGAGTGLLSMMAARAMRSGEESRGTVTACESYLPMVKMMRKVLHVNGMGRTINVFNKRSDELKVGVDIPSRADVLVSEILDSELLGEGLIPSLQHAHDMLLVDNPLTVPYRATTYGQLVESTFLWKLHDLYDNEAKASDNIRLVPTGLDTILRVKLQQNPMNCDAISKEIKLLSEPFKIFEFDFWKRPDSHGETEVLIKATNDGTVHAVISWWMLQLDCEGTIFYSTAPKWIGSPTNIGTSNWCDHWKQCTWFLPGKGIQVGKGEQLLLHATHTDTNVFYNIEIQDTEVRQHNFTAGDFHLILPPERLAIYGDSEWRSSMLTALRNALQEKVQPLCIVADDSLFATLALAHLSKTAHVISLFPGLREKGSQYLQTVADANDFKTDRVNVFLNNKCLTLQDTNQKKVDLLIGEPYYYGNDGMLPWQYLRFWKTRTMLDSILSNDILIMPCKARLKACAMSLPDLWNSRCSLSKIEGFDHSVVNTTIGACGDVSPPHEGPLVPVFLWQSGEVKELSERFTVMEFEFSKLISPCYGKIQVKFTEPGMCHGFALWIDWVMDAKHSVVLSAGPDHRYWKQGVKLLAHPVLVAGPESTGGDCCSAVIEASFDASNGELTINHAFS, via the exons ATGAATTCTCTAATCTCCAAAACCCTAAAACAACACCTCGCTCGACTCAGTCTTCTGTCACAAAACTCACTCTCCTCCACACTAACCCGAACCATGAGCACCGAGTCAATACGAAAACAAATGTTCCAACTCAAACTCGACCCGCTCACTGGTAAGTCAGAATGGATTATCATTACAGAaaacgaagaagaagaaacctTTGGAAATCCGAACAGAAATCTCTTAGCTACGACGTCGTATTTAGACATGCTCAATGACTCTGCAAGAAACAGAGCATTTCGTGAGGCAATCGACAAAGTTATAACAAAACCTTGTCACGTGCTGGATATCGG TGCTGGAACTGGATTGCTATCGATGATGGCTGCACGTGCAATGCGGTCCGGTGAAGAGTCAAGGGGAACAGTAACAGCATGCGAATCGTACCTTCCAATGGTAAAAATGATGCGAAAAGTGTTGCACGTAAATGGAATGGGAAGGACCATAAATGTGTTCAATAAGCGATCTGACGAGCTTAAAGTCGGTGTGGATATTCCTTCTCGTGCTGATGTTCTG GTTAGTGAGATATTAGACTCAGAGTTATTGGGTGAAGGATTAATACCATCTCTGCAACATGCACATGACATGCTACTTGTGGATAATCCATTAACTGTACCATATCGTGCAACAACTTACGGCCAG CTGGTTGAAAGTACATTCCTCTGGAAGCTGCATGATTTATATGATAATGAAGCAAAAGCATCGGACAACATTCGTCTTGTTCCCACCGGCTTGGATACTATTTTACGTGTCAAATTGCAGCAGAACCCGATGAATTGTGATGCAatctcaaaagaaataaaactg CTGTCAGAACCCttcaaaatttttgaatttgactTCTGGAAACGCCCAGATAGCCATGGGGAAACTGAGGTGCTCATAAAGGCCACAAATGATGGTACAGTTCATGCTGTAATCTCATG GTGGATGCTTCAGCTTGATTGTGAAGGGACAATATTTTATTCCACCGCTCCTAAATGGATAGGTTCACCAACAAACATAG GTACTTCTAATTGGTGTGACCATTGGAAACAGTGCACGTGGTTCCTTCCAGGGAAGGGCATACAAGTAGGCAAGGGTGAGCAGTTGCTTTTGCATGCCACACATACTGATACTAATGTCTTCTATAATATTGAAATCCAAGATACTGAGGTGAGGCAGCATAATTTTACTGCCGGGGATTTTCATCTTATATTACCTCCTGAAAGACTTGCAATTTATGGAGACAGTGAATGGAGGTCATCCATGTTAACAGCGCTAAGAAATGCT TTGCAGGAAAAAGTACAGCCACTATGCATTGTTGCAGATGATAGTCTCTTTGCAACACTAGCTCTTGCACATCTTTCAAAAACAGCACATGTTATATCATTGTTCCCTGGGTTGCGGGAGAAGGGTTCCCAATATCTGCAGACAGTCGCTGATGCAAATGATTTCAAAACAGATCGTGTAAACGTATTTCTAAATAACAAATGCTTGACTCTGCAAGATACTAATCAAAAGAAG GTTGATCTATTGATTGGAGAACCATACTATTACGGGAATGATGGAATGCTTCCTTGGCAGTACCTGCGGTTTTG GAAGACAAGGACTATGCTGGACTCTATCCTCTCCAATGACATCTTAATAATGCCCTGTAAAGCAAGACTGAAGGCCTGTGCCATGTCTCTACCG GATTTATGGAATAGCCGCTGCTCCTTGAGCAAGATCGAAGGCTTTGATCATTCAGTTGTAAATACCACGATAGGGGCATGTGGTGATGTGTCTCCACCACATGAGGGTCCACTTGTACCTGTTTTTCTCTGGCAAAGTGGGGAGgttaaa GAACTTAGTGAGAGGTTCACTGTCATGGAATTCGAATTCTCAAAACTAATAAGTCCGTGTTATGGAAAAATTCAG GTCAAATTTACTGAACCTGGGATGTGCCATGGATTTGCTCTATGGATTGACTGGGTGATGGATGCAAAACATTCTGTTGTGTTATCTGCTGGGCCAG ATCACAGATACTGGAAGCAAGGAGTGAAACTTCTGGCACATCCAGTGCTGGTTGCAGGCCCCGAATCAACTGGAGGTGACTGTTGTTCCGCAGTAATAGAAGCTTCTTTTGATGCTTCAAATGGCGAGCTGACAATTAACCACGCGTTCTCATAA
- the LOC8265551 gene encoding chaperone protein dnaJ 13 has translation MNKEEEETGAPNRELYAVLQVSPEATDEEIRKAYRHWAQVYHPDKYQDFHLKEIATQNFQRICEAYEILSDEVKRQIYDIYGMEGLKSGLELGPKLNKPEELKEELERLKKRKEQEKMAAHFRPSGTILANISLPQFLDGHGIMRGMAMSSEVHSQLSKRNTIAIGGNLEVQETAGGAAASAVLRHQLSSVSSIEFMASAGLRALIGVQTTRNLSLHSTATITIAKSLKDGSINLSNTWTRQLSETADGNIQLLLGPESSISVGWQKKDEKMSAAGELKIGTSSFGASAHYTHRFSSKSHGRIAGRFGSTALEMEVGGGRKLSDFSTVRILYTVGIQGIFWKFELHRGGQKLIIPVLLSRNLNLAFATGAFLVPTSLYFILKKLIFKPYYLRREKQKALENNVKTSAQVQEARTGAEKAQQLLQNVANRKRNKQVETNGLIITKALYGSLKALKRRAESTEVNGELVSEVIDVTIPLNFLVNDSGRLKLHEGVKKSGIMGFCDPCPGETKQLYVEYTCGGRAFEVTVDDYAELSIPQEAHRV, from the exons atgaataaagaagaagaagaaactggAGCACCAAACAGAGAACTCTACGCAGTGCTTCAAGTCTCACCGGAGGCTACTGatgaagaaattagaaaagcTTACCGGCATTGGGCTCAAGTTTACCATCCTGACAAGTATCAGGACTTCCAT TTGAAGGAAATAGCTACTCAGAATTTTCAAAGGATATGTGAGGCATATGAAATATTATCCGACGAAGTTAAAAGGcaaatatatgatatatatggtATGGAAGGATTAAAGTCTGGTCTGGAACTTGGTCCAAAGCTTAATAAACCTGAAGAGTTAAAGGAAGAACttgaaagattaaaaaagagGAAAGAGCAAGAAAAGATGGCTGCTCATTTTCGACCTTCTGGAACAATTTTGGCCAACATATCTTTGCCTCAGTTTCTTGATGGTCATGGCATAATGAGAGG AATGGCTATGTCTAGTGAAGTTCATTCACAATTATCGAAACGTAATACCATTGCTATTGGTGGAAACTTGGAAGTTCAAGAAACTGCTGGTGGTGCAGCTGCTAGTGCTGTGCTTAGGCATCAGCTTTCTTCTGTTTCTTCTATAGAATTTATGGCCTCAGCTGGTCTACGAGCACTAATTGGAGTACAAACTACGCG TAATCTATCTTTACACTCGACAGCAACAATTACCATTGCAAAGTCTTTGAAAGATGGTTCCATCAATCTTTCAAATACATGGACCCGGCAACTCTCAGAAACAGCAGATGGAAAT ATACAGCTTTTGCTAGGTCCAGAATCATCTATATCAGTTGGATGGCAAAAGAAGGATGAAAAGATGTCTGCTGCTGGAGAGTTGAAG ATCGGTACAAGTTCTTTTGGAGCATCAGCTCATTACACTCATCGCTTTTCATCAAAGTCCCATGGTCGTATTGCAGGCAGATTTGGCAG CACTGCTCTGGAGATGGAAGTTGGTGGTGGAAGAAAATTATCTGATTTTAGCACTGTCAGAATACTGTATACAGTTGGAATTCAG GGTATattttggaaatttgaatTACATCGTGGTGGACAAAAGTTAATTATTCCT GTATTGCTGTCGAGGAATTTAAATCTGGCATTTGCAACCGGAGCGTTCTTAGTTCCAACATCACTCTACTTTATACTCAAG AAATTGATCTTCAAACCTTACTATCTTCGAAGGGAAAAGCAAAAGGCTTTGGAGAATAATGTGAAAACTTCCGCCCAG GTCCAAGAGGCGAGGACAGGGGCAGAAAAAGCTCAGCAATTGTTACAAAATGTTGCcaataggaaaagaaataagcaAGTAGAGACAAATGGACTGATTATTACGAAAGCATTATATGGAAGTCTTAAAGCTCTAAAGAGAAGAGCAGAATCAACAGAAGTAAATGGTGAATTAGTTTCAGAAGTAATTGATGTTACCATACCTCTTAATTTCCTGGTTAATGATTCTGGACGATTGAAG CTTCACGAGGGTGTAAAGAAATCGGGCATTATGGGCTTTTGTGATCCTTGTCCTGGAGAAACTAAGCAGTTATATGTTGAGTACACTTGTGGTGGCCGAGCATTCGAG GTCACAGTGGATGACTATGCAGAGCTGTCAATACCCCAAGAAGCACATAGAGtctga
- the LOC8265552 gene encoding protein arginine N-methyltransferase 1.6 isoform X2, whose amino-acid sequence MNSLISKTLKQHLARLSLLSQNSLSSTLTRTMSTESIRKQMFQLKLDPLTGKSEWIIITENEEEETFGNPNRNLLATTSYLDMLNDSARNRAFREAIDKVITKPCHVLDIGAGTGLLSMMAARAMRSGEESRGTVTACESYLPMVKMMRKVLHVNGMGRTINVFNKRSDELKVGVDIPSRADVLVSEILDSELLGEGLIPSLQHAHDMLLVDNPLTVPYRATTYGQLVESTFLWKLHDLYDNEAKASDNIRLVPTGLDTILRVKLQQNPMNCDAISKEIKLLSEPFKIFEFDFWKRPDSHGETEVLIKATNDGTVHAVISWWMLQLDCEGTIFYSTAPKWIGSPTNIGTSNWCDHWKQCTWFLPGKGIQVGKGEQLLLHATHTDTNVFYNIEIQDTEVRQHNFTAGDFHLILPPERLAIYGDSEWRSSMLTALRNALQEKVQPLCIVADDSLFATLALAHLSKTAHVISLFPGLREKGSQYLQTVADANDFKTDRVNVFLNNKCLTLQDTNQKKVDLLIGEPYYYGNDGMLPWQYLRFWKTRTMLDSILSNDILIMPCKARLKACAMSLPDLWNSRCSLSKIEGFDHSVVNTTIGACGDVSPPHEGPLVPVFLWQSGEELSERFTVMEFEFSKLISPCYGKIQVKFTEPGMCHGFALWIDWVMDAKHSVVLSAGPDHRYWKQGVKLLAHPVLVAGPESTGGDCCSAVIEASFDASNGELTINHAFS is encoded by the exons ATGAATTCTCTAATCTCCAAAACCCTAAAACAACACCTCGCTCGACTCAGTCTTCTGTCACAAAACTCACTCTCCTCCACACTAACCCGAACCATGAGCACCGAGTCAATACGAAAACAAATGTTCCAACTCAAACTCGACCCGCTCACTGGTAAGTCAGAATGGATTATCATTACAGAaaacgaagaagaagaaacctTTGGAAATCCGAACAGAAATCTCTTAGCTACGACGTCGTATTTAGACATGCTCAATGACTCTGCAAGAAACAGAGCATTTCGTGAGGCAATCGACAAAGTTATAACAAAACCTTGTCACGTGCTGGATATCGG TGCTGGAACTGGATTGCTATCGATGATGGCTGCACGTGCAATGCGGTCCGGTGAAGAGTCAAGGGGAACAGTAACAGCATGCGAATCGTACCTTCCAATGGTAAAAATGATGCGAAAAGTGTTGCACGTAAATGGAATGGGAAGGACCATAAATGTGTTCAATAAGCGATCTGACGAGCTTAAAGTCGGTGTGGATATTCCTTCTCGTGCTGATGTTCTG GTTAGTGAGATATTAGACTCAGAGTTATTGGGTGAAGGATTAATACCATCTCTGCAACATGCACATGACATGCTACTTGTGGATAATCCATTAACTGTACCATATCGTGCAACAACTTACGGCCAG CTGGTTGAAAGTACATTCCTCTGGAAGCTGCATGATTTATATGATAATGAAGCAAAAGCATCGGACAACATTCGTCTTGTTCCCACCGGCTTGGATACTATTTTACGTGTCAAATTGCAGCAGAACCCGATGAATTGTGATGCAatctcaaaagaaataaaactg CTGTCAGAACCCttcaaaatttttgaatttgactTCTGGAAACGCCCAGATAGCCATGGGGAAACTGAGGTGCTCATAAAGGCCACAAATGATGGTACAGTTCATGCTGTAATCTCATG GTGGATGCTTCAGCTTGATTGTGAAGGGACAATATTTTATTCCACCGCTCCTAAATGGATAGGTTCACCAACAAACATAG GTACTTCTAATTGGTGTGACCATTGGAAACAGTGCACGTGGTTCCTTCCAGGGAAGGGCATACAAGTAGGCAAGGGTGAGCAGTTGCTTTTGCATGCCACACATACTGATACTAATGTCTTCTATAATATTGAAATCCAAGATACTGAGGTGAGGCAGCATAATTTTACTGCCGGGGATTTTCATCTTATATTACCTCCTGAAAGACTTGCAATTTATGGAGACAGTGAATGGAGGTCATCCATGTTAACAGCGCTAAGAAATGCT TTGCAGGAAAAAGTACAGCCACTATGCATTGTTGCAGATGATAGTCTCTTTGCAACACTAGCTCTTGCACATCTTTCAAAAACAGCACATGTTATATCATTGTTCCCTGGGTTGCGGGAGAAGGGTTCCCAATATCTGCAGACAGTCGCTGATGCAAATGATTTCAAAACAGATCGTGTAAACGTATTTCTAAATAACAAATGCTTGACTCTGCAAGATACTAATCAAAAGAAG GTTGATCTATTGATTGGAGAACCATACTATTACGGGAATGATGGAATGCTTCCTTGGCAGTACCTGCGGTTTTG GAAGACAAGGACTATGCTGGACTCTATCCTCTCCAATGACATCTTAATAATGCCCTGTAAAGCAAGACTGAAGGCCTGTGCCATGTCTCTACCG GATTTATGGAATAGCCGCTGCTCCTTGAGCAAGATCGAAGGCTTTGATCATTCAGTTGTAAATACCACGATAGGGGCATGTGGTGATGTGTCTCCACCACATGAGGGTCCACTTGTACCTGTTTTTCTCTGGCAAAGTGGGGAG GAACTTAGTGAGAGGTTCACTGTCATGGAATTCGAATTCTCAAAACTAATAAGTCCGTGTTATGGAAAAATTCAG GTCAAATTTACTGAACCTGGGATGTGCCATGGATTTGCTCTATGGATTGACTGGGTGATGGATGCAAAACATTCTGTTGTGTTATCTGCTGGGCCAG ATCACAGATACTGGAAGCAAGGAGTGAAACTTCTGGCACATCCAGTGCTGGTTGCAGGCCCCGAATCAACTGGAGGTGACTGTTGTTCCGCAGTAATAGAAGCTTCTTTTGATGCTTCAAATGGCGAGCTGACAATTAACCACGCGTTCTCATAA
- the LOC8265552 gene encoding protein arginine N-methyltransferase 1.6 isoform X3, which yields MNSLISKTLKQHLARLSLLSQNSLSSTLTRTMSTESIRKQMFQLKLDPLTGKSEWIIITENEEEETFGNPNRNLLATTSYLDMLNDSARNRAFREAIDKVITKPCHVLDIGAGTGLLSMMAARAMRSGEESRGTVTACESYLPMVKMMRKVLHVNGMGRTINVFNKRSDELKVGVDIPSRADVLVSEILDSELLGEGLIPSLQHAHDMLLVDNPLTVPYRATTYGQLVESTFLWKLHDLYDNEAKASDNIRLVPTGLDTILRVKLQQNPMNCDAISKEIKLLSEPFKIFEFDFWKRPDSHGETEVLIKATNDGTVHAVISWWMLQLDCEGTIFYSTAPKWIGSPTNIGTSNWCDHWKQCTWFLPGKGIQVGKGEQLLLHATHTDTNVFYNIEIQDTEVRQHNFTAGDFHLILPPERLAIYGDSEWRSSMLTALRNALQEKVQPLCIVADDSLFATLALAHLSKTAHVISLFPGLREKGSQYLQTVADANDFKTDRVNVFLNNKCLTLQDTNQKKVDLLIGEPYYYGNDGMLPWQYLRFWKTRTMLDSILSNDILIMPCKARLKACAMSLPELSERFTVMEFEFSKLISPCYGKIQVKFTEPGMCHGFALWIDWVMDAKHSVVLSAGPDHRYWKQGVKLLAHPVLVAGPESTGGDCCSAVIEASFDASNGELTINHAFS from the exons ATGAATTCTCTAATCTCCAAAACCCTAAAACAACACCTCGCTCGACTCAGTCTTCTGTCACAAAACTCACTCTCCTCCACACTAACCCGAACCATGAGCACCGAGTCAATACGAAAACAAATGTTCCAACTCAAACTCGACCCGCTCACTGGTAAGTCAGAATGGATTATCATTACAGAaaacgaagaagaagaaacctTTGGAAATCCGAACAGAAATCTCTTAGCTACGACGTCGTATTTAGACATGCTCAATGACTCTGCAAGAAACAGAGCATTTCGTGAGGCAATCGACAAAGTTATAACAAAACCTTGTCACGTGCTGGATATCGG TGCTGGAACTGGATTGCTATCGATGATGGCTGCACGTGCAATGCGGTCCGGTGAAGAGTCAAGGGGAACAGTAACAGCATGCGAATCGTACCTTCCAATGGTAAAAATGATGCGAAAAGTGTTGCACGTAAATGGAATGGGAAGGACCATAAATGTGTTCAATAAGCGATCTGACGAGCTTAAAGTCGGTGTGGATATTCCTTCTCGTGCTGATGTTCTG GTTAGTGAGATATTAGACTCAGAGTTATTGGGTGAAGGATTAATACCATCTCTGCAACATGCACATGACATGCTACTTGTGGATAATCCATTAACTGTACCATATCGTGCAACAACTTACGGCCAG CTGGTTGAAAGTACATTCCTCTGGAAGCTGCATGATTTATATGATAATGAAGCAAAAGCATCGGACAACATTCGTCTTGTTCCCACCGGCTTGGATACTATTTTACGTGTCAAATTGCAGCAGAACCCGATGAATTGTGATGCAatctcaaaagaaataaaactg CTGTCAGAACCCttcaaaatttttgaatttgactTCTGGAAACGCCCAGATAGCCATGGGGAAACTGAGGTGCTCATAAAGGCCACAAATGATGGTACAGTTCATGCTGTAATCTCATG GTGGATGCTTCAGCTTGATTGTGAAGGGACAATATTTTATTCCACCGCTCCTAAATGGATAGGTTCACCAACAAACATAG GTACTTCTAATTGGTGTGACCATTGGAAACAGTGCACGTGGTTCCTTCCAGGGAAGGGCATACAAGTAGGCAAGGGTGAGCAGTTGCTTTTGCATGCCACACATACTGATACTAATGTCTTCTATAATATTGAAATCCAAGATACTGAGGTGAGGCAGCATAATTTTACTGCCGGGGATTTTCATCTTATATTACCTCCTGAAAGACTTGCAATTTATGGAGACAGTGAATGGAGGTCATCCATGTTAACAGCGCTAAGAAATGCT TTGCAGGAAAAAGTACAGCCACTATGCATTGTTGCAGATGATAGTCTCTTTGCAACACTAGCTCTTGCACATCTTTCAAAAACAGCACATGTTATATCATTGTTCCCTGGGTTGCGGGAGAAGGGTTCCCAATATCTGCAGACAGTCGCTGATGCAAATGATTTCAAAACAGATCGTGTAAACGTATTTCTAAATAACAAATGCTTGACTCTGCAAGATACTAATCAAAAGAAG GTTGATCTATTGATTGGAGAACCATACTATTACGGGAATGATGGAATGCTTCCTTGGCAGTACCTGCGGTTTTG GAAGACAAGGACTATGCTGGACTCTATCCTCTCCAATGACATCTTAATAATGCCCTGTAAAGCAAGACTGAAGGCCTGTGCCATGTCTCTACCG GAACTTAGTGAGAGGTTCACTGTCATGGAATTCGAATTCTCAAAACTAATAAGTCCGTGTTATGGAAAAATTCAG GTCAAATTTACTGAACCTGGGATGTGCCATGGATTTGCTCTATGGATTGACTGGGTGATGGATGCAAAACATTCTGTTGTGTTATCTGCTGGGCCAG ATCACAGATACTGGAAGCAAGGAGTGAAACTTCTGGCACATCCAGTGCTGGTTGCAGGCCCCGAATCAACTGGAGGTGACTGTTGTTCCGCAGTAATAGAAGCTTCTTTTGATGCTTCAAATGGCGAGCTGACAATTAACCACGCGTTCTCATAA